CGTGAGCACATCGTTGCCCGACTGATTGGCGCAGAGGAAGTATTTGCCGGTCGGGTCGATGCCGAACGCGCGGGGAATGTTCACTCCTTCGCTCTTGTGGCCGACGAGCGAGAGCTTGCCGGTCGCTTCGTCGACTTTAAACGCCGCGATCGAATTTTGCGTTCGGTTCGAGCCGTAGACGAACTTGCCCGACGGATGGACTTGCACTTCGGCCGTGCTGAATTGCGGCACGGCTTTCACCCCGTCGGGAAGCGTCGAGATGGTTTGAATCTCGGTGAGCGAACCCTTCGCGGCGTCGAAGGCATAGGCCGTGATCGTGAGGTTGATCTCGTTGATGACGTACGCGAACTTCGCATTCGGATGAATCGCGAAGTGCCGCGGGCCGGCG
This genomic interval from Planctomycetia bacterium contains the following:
- a CDS encoding lactonase family protein; its protein translation is QRSPHAHSINLAPANTLAFCADLGLDTVVIYKFDGAKGTITPNDPPYGETAKVAGPRHFAIHPNAKFAYVINEINLTITAYAFDAAKGSLTEIQTISTLPDGVKAVPQFSTAEVQVHPSGKFVYGSNRTQNSIAAFKVDEATGKLSLVGHKSEGVNIPRAFGIDPTGKYFLCANQSGNDVLTFAIDPATGALGELTSRIEVFAPVCVKFVPIPGEKSASE